A stretch of Vanessa cardui chromosome 26, ilVanCard2.1, whole genome shotgun sequence DNA encodes these proteins:
- the LOC124540613 gene encoding uncharacterized protein LOC124540613 isoform X2: MMITIHGLPVTTKYQDLKILIKQECNINDFILDCLVNENDGTKKVRVGLANDSEGNHIIKCLNGYRMSGNTLRLTPVGKSAPSNIPQQSSFETRDNYQARNEYPSQGFNERNSNRLGEAARPTPWAVSNQWSSNQPVQTQLPSSYSYQQQPPINTSYGSQTNPPLKPQFESRDTVPTGRGPQEAPPYGYNTKSNLISLGPKETYHQRNIPSTLREIPVASRPIQSSRYPTQNYEMQTEKPITIMKDNFQGPNQYNVGAIHSQGSGNYPVQIQPSPWASQQQKQFEKPSTIAYDKKLYEDRKYPQVSQMKSVPEIPSKSEDPYKGYDKSRHFSPPRRGYGRDTAPERRISPSDRDVSHSSRNIMPGRRSPGRRISPSGRQPAYADRRSPGRRVSPGRRSSPSNRAAMHSSRDISPSERRISPSARHIVPSGRHVSPGRRLSPPSRRISPPTRPIMVTERHISPHSRRFSPTGRQPPQIRQVSPGRKMSPIRKLSPSHRRDSPQVKKEEYARGRRVSPPSHSPMDRRVVSRPSPSRVVPRGVAPHRQESPRRQGRYSPPRLPDKTQDYQDDRRASIKSVRPAYEPQTQASDEAIYSGGYRHTVREDAQYPVSRQDWQDREKAFPPKNVIEDRRDVPRLQKFDIQRASDQQRPIEQESKRSRSRTSRSPRRERSPLRDRYKRHSPSPRSPRRSWALEKRRSPEARDPPPPPVWPGQDAREEYSHQTRSKIHDRQIEKHVAVWEPREKKRDDYPPADNRRDFEEEIRVRKDVGKWKPLPLSSPQESSSRLEDKSRVQKEYTRKDFEGHHDYIREGDIRKSHSDRVDKGYQRQDREVNRYKSDHERRDDIPRKREEYSGRIEEKKKEILEKQEQLQKEIDEVYKRAVDFTKKAVMYRKGEHKKEGYSSDRRRDEDHIPNDYEQRYKQDSYDERHNRDDLSKEYSKEIFSRNDDVKSSSESIAQKPRFEIDVAQKRHALSPTMKAKRSKAIDEISEKILCKYGGSLPSEIKKRVQSELKWTLGRKLHELFGDKDVSFIEMVIKFNAKHTQKDEENIFDEVVSSLPSHYRNMKRVAQDDSDVPAKNSRRSTEPNFNKDQHEPSPPRLHGQQIPDWNVGMMSLNVPNPGIFMNSSLMVPLPAQYQFLSTYQEAPQPIFEENKKEGYSLYLCRDDFQPIEDYETDKLKDFLIQQLIKVTETCEGWAPDFTLNNKNSTYRNEVITRDERSRDWLLSLDFSDFTAFNVLVYTSEELWYERAAIWLPGHSRCKNIDPLTKLKLQNKKLEGVNIGKWKFVKKIVTEKGTRLYVDMPPSSARALEKHKMMLSYELQKVNVFLKAVAIDKDAFDAGLNEPSLKVAPLSDNFPMPSLGHDPNIVKIAAKGNKPLSLVTTRRIKDLIIFRLFRYHQLEGKSRTDFVKYGFCQPGYLGVLPENEESRKWISSIDLGKINRQFLVVVGADENKTMYFKMNIFIPRDYAVNTALVYERLRHSNQGVKGVNFSLWKNQKIVKNNAKVIFQVEMDLESVETISKMNYQLDYVADGHDINCVTVDAEFSRSKVEEMIAKYRAEMTDTYDVANMELASSDSEDEVICLD, translated from the exons ATGATGATTACAATTCACGGATTGCCTGTTACT acGAAGTATCAGGATTTAAAGATACTTATAAAACAAGAAtgcaatataaatgattttattctcGATTGCTTGGTAAATGAAAACGATGGTACAAAAAAAGTTCGTGTCGGCCTTGCAAATGATTCTGAAGGAAATCACATAATAAAATGCCTGAACGGTTATCGGATGTCAGGAAATACATTAAGACTCACTCCTGTAGGGAAATCGGCT CCTTCAAATATTCCACAACAAAGTTCATTTGAAACAAGGGATAATTACCAAGCAAGAAATGAGTACCCGAGCCAAGGGTTTAATGAGAGGAACAGTAATAGACTAGGTGAAGCTGCTCGGCCAACACCATGGGCCGTTAGCAATCAATGGTCGTCTAATCAGCCAGTCCAAACCCAATTACCCAGTAGTTATAGTTATCAACAGCAACCACCGATAAATACATCTTACGGATCACAA ACAAACCCACCACTGAAGCCGCAGTTTGAATCTCGAGACACAGTTCCTACTGGCCGTGGGCCTCAGGAGGCTCCACCATATGGATATAACACTAAAAGCAACCTAATTAGCTTAGGA CCTAAAGAAACATACCACCAAAGGAACATTCCATCTACATTAAGAGAAATACCGGTGGCCAGTCGACCTATTCAGTCCAGCAGATACCCTACTCAGAACTATGAAATGCAGACAGAGAAACcg ATAACAATAATGAAAGACAACTTCCAAGGCCCCAATCAGTACAATGTAGGTGCTATTCATAGCCAAGGATCTGGAAACTATCCCGTGCAGATACAACCATCGCCCTGGGCCTCACAG CAACAGAAGCAATTCGAAAAACCCTCAACGATTGCGTATGATAAAAAGTTATATGAAGATAGGAAGTATCCCCAAGTGAGTCAAATGAAGTCCGTGCCGGAAATTCCTTCCAAATCAGAAGACCCCTACAAGGGATATGATAAGAGCAGGCATTTTTCGCCGCCACGGAGAGGTTACGGCAGAGACACGGCACCAGAGAGACGAATTTCACCCTCAGATAGAGACGTTTCACACTCAAGCAGGAATATTATGCCCGGTCGTAGATCGCCTGGAAGAAGAATTTCCCCTTCAGGCAGACAACCTGCCTACGCGGATAGGCGTTCGCCTGGTCGAAGGGTTTCACCAGGAAGACGTAGTTCGCCATCGAATCGGGCTGCTATGCATTCTAGCAGAGACATATCCCCAAGTGAAAGAAGAATCTCACCATCCGCTAGACATATTGTTCCAAGTGGAAGGCACGTGTCACCTGGTAGGAGGCTGTCGCCGCCTAGTAGGCGAATTTCGCCGCCCACCAGACCTATTATGGTCACAGAACGGCATATATCACCGCACAGTAGACGATTTTCACCAACCGGCAGGCAACCTCCCCAAATCAGACAAGTGTCTCCGGGCAGAAAAATGTCTCCCATAAGGAAGCTTTCGCCATCTCATAGAAGGGATTCTCCGCAAGTTAAAAAAGAAGAGTATGCGCGTGGTAGAAGAGTCTCCCCGCCTTCGCACTCACCCA TGGACAGACGAGTCGTCAGCCGCCCGTCTCCGAGCCGAGTCGTTCCGAGAGGCGTGGCGCCCCACAGGCAGGAGTCTCCTCGGAGGCAAGGAAG GTACTCACCTCCACGTCTCCCCGACAAGACTCAGGACTACCAGGACGATCGTCGAGCCAGTATCAAGAGCGTCAGACCGGCCTACGAGCCTCAAACACAA GCGTCAGACGAAGCTATATACTCAGGTGGTTATCGTCACACCGTCCGCGAGGACGCACAATATCCTGTATCAAGACAAGATTGGCAAGATAGGGAAAAGGCGTTTCCACCTAAGAATGTCATTGAAGATAGAAGAGATGTACCGAGACTTCAAAAGTTTGATATACAACGAGCGTCGGATCAACAAAGACCAATAGAACAGGAATCGAAGAGGTCCAGGTCTCGTACTTCTAGATCTCCTAGACGCGAAAGATCGCCATTGCGGGATCGTTACAAACGTCATTCACCATCGCCCCGCTCTCCTCGGCGATCTTGGGCCCTTGAGAAACGACGAAGCCCTGAAGCCCGTGACCCACCACCACCTCCTGTCTGGCCAGGACAAGATGCGAGAGAAGAGTACTCACATCAAACAAGATCGAAAATTCACGACCGTCAAATTGAAAAACATGTCGCCGTCTGGGAACCTAGAGAAAAAAAACGCGATGACTACCCACCCGCTGACAACAGAAGAGATTTTGAAGAAGAAATCAGAGTTCGAAAAGATGTTGGCAAATGGAAGCCCCTTCCTCTGTCAAGTCCTCAGGAATCATCTTCTCGTTTAGAAGATAAGAGTCGTGTACAAAAGGAATACACGAGGAAAGACTTCGAAGGTCATCATGATTATATCCGTGAAGGCGACATCCGCAAATCACATTCCGACAGGGTTGATAAAGGATATCAACGGCAGGACCGTGAAGTTAATCGTTATAAATCCGATCATGAACGGAGAGATGACATACCACGCAAACGAGAAGAATACTCTGGTCGCATAGAAGAAAAGAAAAAGGAAATATTAGAAAAGCAAGAGCAACTGCAAAAGGAGATCGATGAAGTTTACAAGAGGGCCGTCGATTTCACAAAGAAAGCTGTGATGTACAGGAAAGGCGAACACAAAAAAGAAGGTTACAGTAGTGATAGACGTCGTGACGAAGATCACATTCCTAACGACTACGAACAACGTTATAAACAAGATTCTTATGATGAAAGACACAATCGTGACGATCTAAGTAAAGAATATTCTAAGGAAATATTCTCAAGGAACGATGACGTTAAGAGCTCAAGCGAAAGCATTGCACAAAAACCACGTTTCGAAATTGACGTCGCACAAAAACGACACGCGCTAAGCCCGACAATGAAAGCAAAGAGAAGCAAAGCAATCGACGAAATCTCCGAAAAGATTTTGTGTAAATATGGCGGTTCCTTGCCCAGCGAGATCAAGAAACGGGTTCAAAGTGAACTCAAATGGACGCTCGGACGGAAACTTCATGAACTATTCGGGGATAAGGATGTTTCTTTCATAGAAATGGTAATTAAGTTTAACGCAAAACACACTCAGAAGGACgaagaaaatattttcgatGAAGTAGTATCTAGCTTGCCTAGTCACTATAGAAATATGAAACGAGTTGCCCAAG ATGATTCTGATGTTCCTGCTAAAAATTCTAGGCGATCAACTGAACCGAACTTTAATAAAG ATCAACATGAGCCTAGTCCGCCTAGATTACATGGACAACAAA TTCCAGATTGGAATGTTGGTATGATGTCACTTAATGTGCCAAATCCAGGGATTTTTATGAATTCTTCTCTCATGGTGCCTTTGCCCGCTCAGTATCAATTTCTGTCGACTTACCAGGAAGCGCCTCAACCGATTTTCGAAGAGAATAAAAAGGAGGGTTACAGTTTGTATTTGTGTAGAGACGATTTTCAGCCAATAGAAGACTACGAGACGGATAAATTAAAGGACTTTTTAATCCAACAACTAATAAAGGTCACGGAAACATGTGAGGGTTGGGCTCCCGACTTCACTCTCAATAACAAGAACAGCACGTACCGAAACGAAGTAATCACCCGCGACGAACGGTCGAGGGATTGGCTTTTAAGTTTAGATTTTAGTGATTTCACCGCATTTAATGTTCTCGTCTATACAAGTGAGGAGTTATGGTATGAGCGTGCAGCTATCTGGTTGCCAGGTCATTCCAGGTGTAAGAATATAGACCCTTTAACAAAGCTCAagctacaaaataaaaaattggagGGCGTCAATATAGGTAAGTGGAAGTTTGTCAAAAAGATTGTCACCGAGAAAGGTACCCGCTTGTACGTGGACATGCCGCCGTCTTCTGCCCGGGCTCTAGAGAAACACAAGATGATGTTGAGCTACGAACTCCAGAAAGTGAACGTGTTCCTCAAAGCGGTTGCGATTGACAAGGACGCTTTCGACGCGGGTCTGAATGAACCATCATTAAAAGTTGCTCCTTTGTCGGATAACTTTCCTATGCCATCGTTAGGCCACGATCCCAACATTGTTAAAATTGCAGCGAAAGGCAATAAGCCATTGTCCTTAGTAACAACAAGAAGAATTAAAGATCTCATAATATTTAGATTGTTTCGGTACCATCAGCTTGAGGGTAAGAGTAGGACAGATTTTGTTAAATATGGTTTTTGTCAACCAGGATATCTTGGTGTTTTACCAGAAAATGAAGAATCAAGAAAGTGGATATCCTCGATTGATTTAGGTAAAATAAACCGTCAGTTTTTGGTTGTCGTAGGAGCGGACGAAAATAAgactatgtattttaaaatgaatattttcatacCTAGAGATTATGCTGTTAACACAGCTCTTGTATACGAACGTTTACGACATAGTAATCAAGGTGTAAAGGGAGTTAATTTCAGTTTAtggaaaaatcaaaaaatcgttaaaaataaCGCGAAAGTTATATTCCAAGTTGAAATGGATTTGGAATCCGTTGAAACTATTTCTAAAATGAATTATCAATTAGATTACGTAGCGGACGGTCATGACATTAATTGTGTGACGGTAGACGCTGAATTTTCTAGGTCTAAAGTAGAAGAAATGATCGCTAAATACAGAGCTGAGATGACTGATACGTATGATGTAGCAAATATGGAATTAGCGTCTTCTGATTCAGAAGATGAAGTTATTTGTCTTGATTAA
- the LOC124540613 gene encoding uncharacterized protein LOC124540613 isoform X1 → MMITIHGLPVTTKYQDLKILIKQECNINDFILDCLVNENDGTKKVRVGLANDSEGNHIIKCLNGYRMSGNTLRLTPVGKSAPSNIPQQSSFETRDNYQARNEYPSQGFNERNSNRLGEAARPTPWAVSNQWSSNQPVQTQLPSSYSYQQQPPINTSYGSQTNPPLKPQFESRDTVPTGRGPQEAPPYGYNTKSNLISLGPKETYHQRNIPSTLREIPVASRPIQSSRYPTQNYEMQTEKPITIMKDNFQGPNQYNVGAIHSQGSGNYPVQIQPSPWASQQQQKQFEKPSTIAYDKKLYEDRKYPQVSQMKSVPEIPSKSEDPYKGYDKSRHFSPPRRGYGRDTAPERRISPSDRDVSHSSRNIMPGRRSPGRRISPSGRQPAYADRRSPGRRVSPGRRSSPSNRAAMHSSRDISPSERRISPSARHIVPSGRHVSPGRRLSPPSRRISPPTRPIMVTERHISPHSRRFSPTGRQPPQIRQVSPGRKMSPIRKLSPSHRRDSPQVKKEEYARGRRVSPPSHSPMDRRVVSRPSPSRVVPRGVAPHRQESPRRQGRYSPPRLPDKTQDYQDDRRASIKSVRPAYEPQTQASDEAIYSGGYRHTVREDAQYPVSRQDWQDREKAFPPKNVIEDRRDVPRLQKFDIQRASDQQRPIEQESKRSRSRTSRSPRRERSPLRDRYKRHSPSPRSPRRSWALEKRRSPEARDPPPPPVWPGQDAREEYSHQTRSKIHDRQIEKHVAVWEPREKKRDDYPPADNRRDFEEEIRVRKDVGKWKPLPLSSPQESSSRLEDKSRVQKEYTRKDFEGHHDYIREGDIRKSHSDRVDKGYQRQDREVNRYKSDHERRDDIPRKREEYSGRIEEKKKEILEKQEQLQKEIDEVYKRAVDFTKKAVMYRKGEHKKEGYSSDRRRDEDHIPNDYEQRYKQDSYDERHNRDDLSKEYSKEIFSRNDDVKSSSESIAQKPRFEIDVAQKRHALSPTMKAKRSKAIDEISEKILCKYGGSLPSEIKKRVQSELKWTLGRKLHELFGDKDVSFIEMVIKFNAKHTQKDEENIFDEVVSSLPSHYRNMKRVAQDDSDVPAKNSRRSTEPNFNKDQHEPSPPRLHGQQIPDWNVGMMSLNVPNPGIFMNSSLMVPLPAQYQFLSTYQEAPQPIFEENKKEGYSLYLCRDDFQPIEDYETDKLKDFLIQQLIKVTETCEGWAPDFTLNNKNSTYRNEVITRDERSRDWLLSLDFSDFTAFNVLVYTSEELWYERAAIWLPGHSRCKNIDPLTKLKLQNKKLEGVNIGKWKFVKKIVTEKGTRLYVDMPPSSARALEKHKMMLSYELQKVNVFLKAVAIDKDAFDAGLNEPSLKVAPLSDNFPMPSLGHDPNIVKIAAKGNKPLSLVTTRRIKDLIIFRLFRYHQLEGKSRTDFVKYGFCQPGYLGVLPENEESRKWISSIDLGKINRQFLVVVGADENKTMYFKMNIFIPRDYAVNTALVYERLRHSNQGVKGVNFSLWKNQKIVKNNAKVIFQVEMDLESVETISKMNYQLDYVADGHDINCVTVDAEFSRSKVEEMIAKYRAEMTDTYDVANMELASSDSEDEVICLD, encoded by the exons ATGATGATTACAATTCACGGATTGCCTGTTACT acGAAGTATCAGGATTTAAAGATACTTATAAAACAAGAAtgcaatataaatgattttattctcGATTGCTTGGTAAATGAAAACGATGGTACAAAAAAAGTTCGTGTCGGCCTTGCAAATGATTCTGAAGGAAATCACATAATAAAATGCCTGAACGGTTATCGGATGTCAGGAAATACATTAAGACTCACTCCTGTAGGGAAATCGGCT CCTTCAAATATTCCACAACAAAGTTCATTTGAAACAAGGGATAATTACCAAGCAAGAAATGAGTACCCGAGCCAAGGGTTTAATGAGAGGAACAGTAATAGACTAGGTGAAGCTGCTCGGCCAACACCATGGGCCGTTAGCAATCAATGGTCGTCTAATCAGCCAGTCCAAACCCAATTACCCAGTAGTTATAGTTATCAACAGCAACCACCGATAAATACATCTTACGGATCACAA ACAAACCCACCACTGAAGCCGCAGTTTGAATCTCGAGACACAGTTCCTACTGGCCGTGGGCCTCAGGAGGCTCCACCATATGGATATAACACTAAAAGCAACCTAATTAGCTTAGGA CCTAAAGAAACATACCACCAAAGGAACATTCCATCTACATTAAGAGAAATACCGGTGGCCAGTCGACCTATTCAGTCCAGCAGATACCCTACTCAGAACTATGAAATGCAGACAGAGAAACcg ATAACAATAATGAAAGACAACTTCCAAGGCCCCAATCAGTACAATGTAGGTGCTATTCATAGCCAAGGATCTGGAAACTATCCCGTGCAGATACAACCATCGCCCTGGGCCTCACAG cagCAACAGAAGCAATTCGAAAAACCCTCAACGATTGCGTATGATAAAAAGTTATATGAAGATAGGAAGTATCCCCAAGTGAGTCAAATGAAGTCCGTGCCGGAAATTCCTTCCAAATCAGAAGACCCCTACAAGGGATATGATAAGAGCAGGCATTTTTCGCCGCCACGGAGAGGTTACGGCAGAGACACGGCACCAGAGAGACGAATTTCACCCTCAGATAGAGACGTTTCACACTCAAGCAGGAATATTATGCCCGGTCGTAGATCGCCTGGAAGAAGAATTTCCCCTTCAGGCAGACAACCTGCCTACGCGGATAGGCGTTCGCCTGGTCGAAGGGTTTCACCAGGAAGACGTAGTTCGCCATCGAATCGGGCTGCTATGCATTCTAGCAGAGACATATCCCCAAGTGAAAGAAGAATCTCACCATCCGCTAGACATATTGTTCCAAGTGGAAGGCACGTGTCACCTGGTAGGAGGCTGTCGCCGCCTAGTAGGCGAATTTCGCCGCCCACCAGACCTATTATGGTCACAGAACGGCATATATCACCGCACAGTAGACGATTTTCACCAACCGGCAGGCAACCTCCCCAAATCAGACAAGTGTCTCCGGGCAGAAAAATGTCTCCCATAAGGAAGCTTTCGCCATCTCATAGAAGGGATTCTCCGCAAGTTAAAAAAGAAGAGTATGCGCGTGGTAGAAGAGTCTCCCCGCCTTCGCACTCACCCA TGGACAGACGAGTCGTCAGCCGCCCGTCTCCGAGCCGAGTCGTTCCGAGAGGCGTGGCGCCCCACAGGCAGGAGTCTCCTCGGAGGCAAGGAAG GTACTCACCTCCACGTCTCCCCGACAAGACTCAGGACTACCAGGACGATCGTCGAGCCAGTATCAAGAGCGTCAGACCGGCCTACGAGCCTCAAACACAA GCGTCAGACGAAGCTATATACTCAGGTGGTTATCGTCACACCGTCCGCGAGGACGCACAATATCCTGTATCAAGACAAGATTGGCAAGATAGGGAAAAGGCGTTTCCACCTAAGAATGTCATTGAAGATAGAAGAGATGTACCGAGACTTCAAAAGTTTGATATACAACGAGCGTCGGATCAACAAAGACCAATAGAACAGGAATCGAAGAGGTCCAGGTCTCGTACTTCTAGATCTCCTAGACGCGAAAGATCGCCATTGCGGGATCGTTACAAACGTCATTCACCATCGCCCCGCTCTCCTCGGCGATCTTGGGCCCTTGAGAAACGACGAAGCCCTGAAGCCCGTGACCCACCACCACCTCCTGTCTGGCCAGGACAAGATGCGAGAGAAGAGTACTCACATCAAACAAGATCGAAAATTCACGACCGTCAAATTGAAAAACATGTCGCCGTCTGGGAACCTAGAGAAAAAAAACGCGATGACTACCCACCCGCTGACAACAGAAGAGATTTTGAAGAAGAAATCAGAGTTCGAAAAGATGTTGGCAAATGGAAGCCCCTTCCTCTGTCAAGTCCTCAGGAATCATCTTCTCGTTTAGAAGATAAGAGTCGTGTACAAAAGGAATACACGAGGAAAGACTTCGAAGGTCATCATGATTATATCCGTGAAGGCGACATCCGCAAATCACATTCCGACAGGGTTGATAAAGGATATCAACGGCAGGACCGTGAAGTTAATCGTTATAAATCCGATCATGAACGGAGAGATGACATACCACGCAAACGAGAAGAATACTCTGGTCGCATAGAAGAAAAGAAAAAGGAAATATTAGAAAAGCAAGAGCAACTGCAAAAGGAGATCGATGAAGTTTACAAGAGGGCCGTCGATTTCACAAAGAAAGCTGTGATGTACAGGAAAGGCGAACACAAAAAAGAAGGTTACAGTAGTGATAGACGTCGTGACGAAGATCACATTCCTAACGACTACGAACAACGTTATAAACAAGATTCTTATGATGAAAGACACAATCGTGACGATCTAAGTAAAGAATATTCTAAGGAAATATTCTCAAGGAACGATGACGTTAAGAGCTCAAGCGAAAGCATTGCACAAAAACCACGTTTCGAAATTGACGTCGCACAAAAACGACACGCGCTAAGCCCGACAATGAAAGCAAAGAGAAGCAAAGCAATCGACGAAATCTCCGAAAAGATTTTGTGTAAATATGGCGGTTCCTTGCCCAGCGAGATCAAGAAACGGGTTCAAAGTGAACTCAAATGGACGCTCGGACGGAAACTTCATGAACTATTCGGGGATAAGGATGTTTCTTTCATAGAAATGGTAATTAAGTTTAACGCAAAACACACTCAGAAGGACgaagaaaatattttcgatGAAGTAGTATCTAGCTTGCCTAGTCACTATAGAAATATGAAACGAGTTGCCCAAG ATGATTCTGATGTTCCTGCTAAAAATTCTAGGCGATCAACTGAACCGAACTTTAATAAAG ATCAACATGAGCCTAGTCCGCCTAGATTACATGGACAACAAA TTCCAGATTGGAATGTTGGTATGATGTCACTTAATGTGCCAAATCCAGGGATTTTTATGAATTCTTCTCTCATGGTGCCTTTGCCCGCTCAGTATCAATTTCTGTCGACTTACCAGGAAGCGCCTCAACCGATTTTCGAAGAGAATAAAAAGGAGGGTTACAGTTTGTATTTGTGTAGAGACGATTTTCAGCCAATAGAAGACTACGAGACGGATAAATTAAAGGACTTTTTAATCCAACAACTAATAAAGGTCACGGAAACATGTGAGGGTTGGGCTCCCGACTTCACTCTCAATAACAAGAACAGCACGTACCGAAACGAAGTAATCACCCGCGACGAACGGTCGAGGGATTGGCTTTTAAGTTTAGATTTTAGTGATTTCACCGCATTTAATGTTCTCGTCTATACAAGTGAGGAGTTATGGTATGAGCGTGCAGCTATCTGGTTGCCAGGTCATTCCAGGTGTAAGAATATAGACCCTTTAACAAAGCTCAagctacaaaataaaaaattggagGGCGTCAATATAGGTAAGTGGAAGTTTGTCAAAAAGATTGTCACCGAGAAAGGTACCCGCTTGTACGTGGACATGCCGCCGTCTTCTGCCCGGGCTCTAGAGAAACACAAGATGATGTTGAGCTACGAACTCCAGAAAGTGAACGTGTTCCTCAAAGCGGTTGCGATTGACAAGGACGCTTTCGACGCGGGTCTGAATGAACCATCATTAAAAGTTGCTCCTTTGTCGGATAACTTTCCTATGCCATCGTTAGGCCACGATCCCAACATTGTTAAAATTGCAGCGAAAGGCAATAAGCCATTGTCCTTAGTAACAACAAGAAGAATTAAAGATCTCATAATATTTAGATTGTTTCGGTACCATCAGCTTGAGGGTAAGAGTAGGACAGATTTTGTTAAATATGGTTTTTGTCAACCAGGATATCTTGGTGTTTTACCAGAAAATGAAGAATCAAGAAAGTGGATATCCTCGATTGATTTAGGTAAAATAAACCGTCAGTTTTTGGTTGTCGTAGGAGCGGACGAAAATAAgactatgtattttaaaatgaatattttcatacCTAGAGATTATGCTGTTAACACAGCTCTTGTATACGAACGTTTACGACATAGTAATCAAGGTGTAAAGGGAGTTAATTTCAGTTTAtggaaaaatcaaaaaatcgttaaaaataaCGCGAAAGTTATATTCCAAGTTGAAATGGATTTGGAATCCGTTGAAACTATTTCTAAAATGAATTATCAATTAGATTACGTAGCGGACGGTCATGACATTAATTGTGTGACGGTAGACGCTGAATTTTCTAGGTCTAAAGTAGAAGAAATGATCGCTAAATACAGAGCTGAGATGACTGATACGTATGATGTAGCAAATATGGAATTAGCGTCTTCTGATTCAGAAGATGAAGTTATTTGTCTTGATTAA